In Pseudomonas hamedanensis, a single window of DNA contains:
- a CDS encoding TIGR03364 family FAD-dependent oxidoreductase yields MTHHKDLLIIGAGILGLSHAYAAAKRGLKVAVFERTATPLGASVRNFGQALVTGQPPGTMLELAKASREIWGDWAQLAGLQIKRNGSYLFARTEAEEQLLEAFCAGRAIEHGYNVDLLRGAALRDLYRGQFSHHRAALHGIDDQQLYSREAIPALVDYLRRDLDVEFHFSTLVRDVESGRLSSTAGDFTAPQIIVCSGHDYQTLLAEPIAALEPRICQLQMLRAKPQIELNLQHAVLTGLSCVHYGAFADLPEAAAVQAQICRGQPHLHANGIHLLISPTPYGELIIGDSHHYGSDVSPFNAEQIDNWMLELAEQTLGCKVQVVERWQGVYGARGPAPFSFLRPAPGLSVALMHSGVGMSVGPALAERNIVQLLEEAETTHR; encoded by the coding sequence ATGACACACCACAAAGACCTGCTTATCATCGGCGCCGGCATCCTCGGCCTCTCTCACGCCTACGCCGCCGCCAAACGCGGTCTCAAAGTCGCGGTGTTCGAACGCACCGCCACCCCCCTCGGCGCCTCGGTGCGCAACTTCGGCCAGGCATTGGTCACCGGCCAGCCACCCGGCACGATGCTGGAACTGGCCAAGGCCAGCCGCGAAATCTGGGGCGACTGGGCGCAACTTGCCGGCCTGCAGATCAAGCGCAACGGCTCATACCTGTTCGCCCGTACCGAAGCCGAAGAGCAACTGCTTGAAGCCTTCTGCGCTGGCCGCGCAATCGAGCACGGCTACAACGTTGACCTGCTGCGCGGCGCAGCGCTGCGCGATCTCTATCGCGGCCAGTTCAGCCATCACCGTGCAGCATTGCACGGCATTGACGATCAACAGCTGTATTCGCGCGAAGCGATTCCGGCATTGGTCGACTACCTGCGGCGCGACCTCGACGTCGAGTTTCACTTTTCCACACTGGTGCGCGACGTTGAATCGGGACGTCTGAGCAGCACTGCCGGCGACTTCACTGCGCCGCAAATCATCGTCTGTTCCGGCCACGACTATCAAACCCTGCTGGCCGAGCCGATCGCCGCGCTTGAGCCGCGAATCTGCCAGCTACAGATGCTCCGCGCAAAACCGCAAATCGAGCTGAATCTGCAACACGCTGTGCTCACCGGTTTGAGCTGTGTGCACTACGGCGCGTTCGCCGATTTGCCGGAAGCAGCGGCGGTGCAGGCGCAGATCTGCCGCGGTCAGCCACACCTGCACGCCAACGGCATTCACCTGCTGATCAGCCCGACCCCCTATGGCGAACTGATCATTGGCGATTCGCATCATTACGGCAGCGATGTTTCACCGTTCAACGCCGAGCAGATCGACAACTGGATGCTCGAACTGGCCGAGCAGACGCTGGGCTGCAAGGTGCAAGTGGTCGAGCGCTGGCAGGGCGTCTATGGTGCTCGCGGGCCGGCGCCGTTTTCGTTCCTGCGCCCCGCACCGGGCTTGAGTGTGGCGCTGATGCACAGCGGCGTCGGCATGAGCGTCGGCCCGGCGCTGGCCGAGCGCAATATCGTGCAGCTTTTGGAGGAGGCAGAAACCACGCATAGATGA
- a CDS encoding GTPase/DUF3482 domain-containing protein: protein MTDARKAPLKLAVVGHTNVGKTSLLRTLTRDVGFGEVSHRPSTTRHVEGARLSVDGEPLLDLYDTPGLEDAIALLDFLERLERPGERLDGPARLARFLDGSEARQRFEQEAKVLRQLLASDAGLYVIDAREPVLAKYRDELEVLASCGKPLLPVLNFVSSANHREPDWREALARLGLHALVRFDSVAPPEDGERRLYESLALLLENARPQLERLIADQQAQRLARQQSAARLIAELLIDCAACRRSVISEAEQEQQAISELRKAVRQREQRCVEALLKLYAFRPQDAAASDLPLLDGRWGDDLFNPETLKQLGVRVGGGIAAGAAAGAGVDLLVGGITLGAAALAGAIAGGALQTARSYGSRLLGKIKGQRELTVDDAVLRLLALRQRQLLLALDQRGHAALDSIQVATPVDKTWREGKLPEALNKARAHPQWSSLNPHPKLNQAERQEQIEALAKDL, encoded by the coding sequence ATGACTGATGCACGCAAGGCACCGCTGAAACTCGCGGTGGTCGGCCACACCAACGTCGGCAAGACCTCACTGCTGCGCACGCTGACTCGCGACGTCGGTTTCGGCGAAGTCTCCCATCGACCGAGCACCACCCGGCACGTCGAGGGAGCGAGGCTGTCGGTGGATGGCGAGCCGTTGCTCGACCTCTACGACACGCCGGGGCTGGAAGACGCCATCGCCCTGCTGGATTTTCTCGAGCGCCTGGAACGCCCCGGCGAACGCCTCGACGGCCCGGCGCGACTGGCGCGGTTCCTCGACGGCAGCGAGGCGCGCCAGCGTTTCGAGCAGGAAGCCAAAGTGCTGCGGCAACTGCTCGCCTCGGATGCCGGCCTGTATGTGATCGACGCCCGCGAACCGGTGTTGGCTAAATATCGCGATGAACTGGAAGTGCTCGCCAGTTGCGGCAAACCGCTGCTGCCGGTGCTGAATTTCGTCAGCAGTGCCAACCATCGCGAGCCGGATTGGCGCGAAGCATTGGCGCGGCTGGGGCTGCATGCGCTGGTGCGTTTTGACAGCGTTGCGCCGCCCGAGGACGGTGAGCGCCGGCTGTACGAAAGCCTCGCGCTGCTGCTGGAAAACGCCCGGCCGCAGCTGGAGCGCTTGATTGCCGACCAACAGGCGCAGCGCCTGGCGCGTCAGCAAAGTGCGGCGCGCCTGATTGCCGAATTATTGATCGACTGCGCCGCGTGCCGGCGCAGTGTGATCAGCGAAGCCGAACAGGAGCAGCAAGCGATCAGTGAGTTGCGCAAAGCGGTGCGTCAGCGCGAACAGCGTTGTGTCGAGGCGCTGCTCAAACTCTACGCGTTCCGCCCACAGGACGCGGCCGCCAGTGATCTGCCGTTGCTTGATGGGCGTTGGGGCGATGACTTGTTCAACCCCGAGACCCTGAAGCAACTCGGCGTACGCGTTGGCGGCGGTATTGCTGCCGGCGCAGCGGCCGGGGCTGGCGTGGATTTGCTGGTGGGCGGAATTACCCTCGGCGCAGCGGCGTTGGCCGGGGCGATTGCCGGTGGCGCGCTGCAAACGGCGCGCAGTTATGGCAGCCGCCTGCTCGGCAAGATCAAGGGTCAGCGGGAATTGACGGTGGACGATGCGGTGCTGCGCCTGTTGGCGTTGCGCCAGCGGCAGCTGTTGCTGGCGCTTGATCAGCGCGGGCATGCGGCGCTGGACAGCATTCAGGTGGCCACGCCTGTGGACAAGACCTGGCGCGAGGGCAAGTTGCCCGAAGCCTTGAACAAGGCCCGGGCGCATCCGCAGTGGTCATCGCTCAATCCGCATCCGAAACTGAATCAGGCGGAGCGGCAGGAGCAGATTGAGGCGTTGGCCAAAGATTTATAG
- a CDS encoding DUF2868 domain-containing protein: protein MTELTPLQNLWLTETVRLREEHAGPLDDLEANRLARAAGGDLPGRIQRRALWLAERDGLTAALKHWLQGARLALVLLMIFAVLSGAGLAFAALGQTPVNVFWALGSLLGINLILLLSWALGLIFAGEHGATLGRLWLWLSEKLARDAKAAQLAPALLLMLQRKKLNRWALGALVNGLWLLAMFSALILLLTLMATRRYGFVWETTILGADTFISITQALGYLPSLMGFNVPTVEMIRASGNGALDIESARQAWASWLVGVLVVYGVLPRLLLALLCFWRWNRGKASLRLDLNLPGYAQLRERLMPTSERLGVNDPEPAQLHRVESQAGELASEGALLVAIELDEQRPWPPALPKNVNNAGILDSRESRHKLLEQLSRFPPARLAIACDPRRSPDRGSLALIAELARNAGATRVWLLQAPPGEGLDAERLGDWHVALQQLELPFADCAPMNWLESGHD, encoded by the coding sequence GTGACTGAACTGACTCCATTGCAAAACCTCTGGCTGACTGAAACCGTGCGCCTGCGCGAAGAACACGCAGGCCCCTTGGACGATCTGGAAGCCAATCGGCTGGCCCGTGCGGCCGGCGGCGATCTGCCCGGCCGCATTCAGCGCCGTGCGTTATGGCTGGCCGAACGTGACGGACTGACGGCTGCGCTCAAGCACTGGCTGCAAGGCGCGCGTCTGGCGCTGGTGTTGTTGATGATCTTCGCGGTGCTGAGCGGCGCCGGTCTGGCCTTCGCCGCACTCGGGCAGACGCCCGTGAATGTGTTCTGGGCTTTAGGCAGCCTGCTCGGGATCAATCTGATTCTGTTGTTGAGCTGGGCGCTGGGCTTGATCTTTGCCGGCGAACACGGCGCCACGCTCGGGCGTTTGTGGTTGTGGCTCAGCGAAAAACTTGCCCGCGACGCCAAAGCCGCGCAACTGGCGCCGGCCCTGCTGCTGATGCTGCAACGCAAGAAACTCAACCGCTGGGCGCTCGGCGCGCTGGTTAATGGCCTGTGGCTACTGGCGATGTTCAGCGCGCTGATCCTGCTGCTGACGCTGATGGCGACCCGGCGCTACGGCTTCGTCTGGGAGACCACGATTCTCGGCGCCGACACGTTTATCTCTATCACCCAGGCCCTCGGCTATCTGCCTTCGCTGATGGGCTTCAACGTGCCGACGGTTGAGATGATCCGCGCCAGCGGCAACGGCGCCCTCGACATCGAAAGCGCCCGGCAGGCCTGGGCGAGCTGGCTGGTCGGGGTGCTGGTGGTGTACGGCGTGCTGCCGCGACTGCTGCTGGCGCTGTTGTGTTTCTGGCGCTGGAACCGCGGCAAAGCCTCGCTGCGTCTGGACCTGAATTTGCCCGGTTACGCACAACTGCGCGAGCGGCTGATGCCGACCAGCGAACGCCTCGGCGTCAACGACCCGGAGCCGGCGCAATTGCATCGCGTGGAAAGCCAGGCCGGCGAGCTGGCCAGCGAAGGCGCGCTGCTGGTCGCCATCGAACTCGACGAGCAGCGCCCATGGCCGCCCGCGCTGCCGAAAAACGTCAACAATGCGGGCATCCTCGACAGCCGCGAATCCCGCCACAAGCTCCTCGAACAACTGAGCCGCTTCCCGCCGGCGCGGTTGGCGATTGCGTGTGATCCGCGGCGCTCGCCGGATCGCGGCAGCCTCGCCTTGATCGCTGAACTGGCGCGCAATGCCGGCGCCACCCGGGTCTGGCTGCTGCAAGCGCCACCCGGCGAAGGCCTGGACGCCGAACGCCTGGGTGACTGGCACGTCGCGCTGCAACAGCTGGAGTTGCCGTTCGCCGATTGCGCGCCGATGAACTGGCTGGAGAGCGGACATGACTGA
- a CDS encoding dihydrofolate reductase, which yields MTKSLPLSLIAALGANRVIGVDNSMPWHLPGDFKYFKATTLGKPIIMGRKTWDSLGRPLPGRLNIVVSRQPELVLEGAEVYPSLEAAVVRAEEWAKEQGVDELMLIGGAQLYAQGLAQADRLYLTRVALTPEGDAWFPEFDLSEWKLVSNVPNPAEGDKPAYSFEVWEKA from the coding sequence ATGACTAAATCACTCCCTTTAAGCCTGATCGCAGCCCTCGGTGCAAACCGCGTGATCGGCGTCGACAACAGCATGCCCTGGCACCTGCCGGGGGATTTCAAATACTTCAAGGCGACCACGCTCGGCAAGCCGATCATCATGGGCCGCAAGACTTGGGATTCGCTCGGTCGGCCACTGCCGGGGCGCTTGAACATCGTCGTCAGCCGCCAGCCAGAGCTGGTGCTTGAAGGCGCCGAGGTTTATCCGTCGCTTGAGGCAGCAGTGGTTCGCGCCGAAGAGTGGGCGAAAGAGCAGGGCGTTGATGAGTTGATGTTGATTGGCGGGGCGCAACTGTATGCGCAAGGCTTGGCACAGGCCGATCGGCTGTACCTGACCCGCGTGGCGCTGACCCCGGAGGGCGACGCGTGGTTTCCAGAGTTTGATTTGAGCGAGTGGAAGCTGGTCTCGAACGTGCCGAATCCGGCTGAAGGTGACAAACCGGCGTACAGCTTTGAGGTTTGGGAGAAGGCTTAA
- a CDS encoding L-cystine transporter, with translation MNLPLILNLLVFLALLLGLAQTRHTSWSLAKKVLLALVLGVAFGVALHTIYGAGNPVLKASISWFDLVGNGYVQLLQMIVIPLVFASILSAVARLHNASSLGKISFLTIGTLLFTTAIAALIGIGLTNLFGLTAEGLVAGTQEMARLQTIQNDYAGKVADLNVPQLLLSFIPQNPFADLARAKPTSIISVVIFAAFLGVAALQLLKDDVEKGQKVINAIDTLQAWVMRLVRLVMKLTPYGVLALMTKVVAGSNLQDIIKLGSFVVVSYLGLGLMFVVHGVLVSAAGINPLRFFRKIWPVLTFAFTSRSSAATIPLSIEAQTRRLGIPSSVASFAASFGATIGQNGCAGLYPAMLAVMVAPTVGINPLDPLWIATLVAIVTLSSAGVAGVGGGATFAALIVLPAMGLPVSLVALLISVEPLIDMGRTALNVSGSITAGAITSQVMQQTDKELLDADEHAELAQA, from the coding sequence ATGAACCTACCGTTGATTCTCAACCTGCTGGTGTTCCTCGCCCTGCTCTTGGGCCTGGCGCAGACCCGCCACACCTCATGGAGCCTGGCGAAAAAAGTCCTGCTCGCGCTGGTTCTGGGTGTGGCCTTCGGCGTGGCGCTGCACACGATTTACGGTGCCGGCAATCCGGTGCTGAAAGCCTCGATCAGTTGGTTTGATCTGGTCGGCAACGGCTACGTGCAGTTGCTGCAAATGATCGTCATCCCGCTGGTATTCGCCTCGATCCTCAGCGCCGTGGCGCGTCTGCATAACGCTTCGTCGCTGGGCAAAATCAGTTTCCTGACCATCGGCACGCTGCTGTTCACCACGGCCATTGCCGCATTGATCGGCATCGGCCTGACCAATTTGTTCGGCCTCACCGCTGAAGGCCTGGTCGCTGGCACCCAGGAAATGGCTCGCCTGCAAACCATTCAGAACGACTACGCCGGCAAGGTCGCCGACCTGAATGTGCCGCAACTGCTGCTGTCGTTCATTCCGCAGAACCCGTTCGCCGACCTGGCCCGGGCCAAGCCGACCTCGATCATCAGCGTGGTGATTTTCGCAGCGTTCCTCGGGGTTGCTGCCCTGCAGTTGCTCAAGGACGACGTGGAAAAAGGTCAGAAAGTGATCAATGCCATCGACACCCTGCAAGCCTGGGTGATGCGTCTGGTGCGTCTGGTGATGAAGTTGACGCCGTACGGCGTGCTGGCGCTGATGACCAAAGTGGTCGCCGGTTCCAACCTGCAAGACATCATCAAGCTCGGCAGTTTCGTAGTCGTGTCGTACCTCGGCCTGGGCCTGATGTTCGTGGTGCACGGCGTGCTGGTCTCGGCGGCCGGGATCAACCCGCTGCGCTTCTTCCGCAAGATCTGGCCGGTGCTGACGTTCGCGTTCACCAGCCGCTCCAGCGCGGCGACCATTCCGCTGAGCATTGAAGCGCAGACTCGTCGTCTGGGCATTCCGTCGTCGGTCGCCAGTTTCGCCGCTTCGTTCGGTGCGACCATCGGCCAGAACGGTTGTGCCGGTCTCTATCCGGCGATGTTGGCAGTGATGGTGGCGCCGACGGTCGGCATCAACCCGCTGGATCCGCTGTGGATCGCGACGCTGGTGGCGATTGTCACGTTGAGTTCGGCCGGTGTGGCCGGGGTCGGTGGCGGCGCGACGTTCGCCGCACTGATCGTGCTGCCAGCGATGGGCTTGCCGGTGTCACTGGTGGCGTTGCTGATTTCGGTCGAGCCGCTGATTGATATGGGCCGTACCGCGCTGAACGTGAGTGGCTCGATTACCGCGGGTGCGATTACCAGCCAGGTCATGCAGCAGACTGATAAAGAATTGCTGGATGCCGATGAGCATGCGGAGTTGGCGCAGGCATAA
- a CDS encoding HAD family hydrolase: protein MKFAPKYLAVALSVGLAFASQAFATDLKHWPADQAKALDAMIAANANKGNYAVFDMDNTSYRYDLEESLLPFMENKGLITRDKLDPSLKLMPFKDTAEHKESLFSYYYRLCEIDDMVCYPWVAQVFSGFTLKELKGYVDELMASGKPVPATYYEGDVVKTLDVNPPKIFTGQQELYNKLMENGIEVYVMTAASEELVRMVAADPKYGYNVKPQNVIGVSLLLKDRKSGELTTARKQITAGKYDEQANLGLELTPYLWTPATWMAGKHAAILTYIDEWKKPVLVGGDTPTSDGYMLFHDVDVAKGGIHLWINRKDKYMTQINGMMAKHAAAQAKQGLPVTADKNWVIVKPEDIQ, encoded by the coding sequence ATGAAGTTCGCACCGAAATATCTGGCTGTTGCGCTGAGTGTGGGTCTGGCCTTCGCCAGCCAGGCCTTTGCCACTGACCTCAAACACTGGCCGGCGGATCAGGCCAAGGCGCTCGACGCGATGATCGCCGCCAATGCCAACAAGGGTAACTACGCGGTGTTCGACATGGACAACACCAGTTACCGCTACGACCTCGAAGAATCCCTGCTGCCCTTCATGGAAAACAAGGGCCTGATCACCCGCGACAAGCTCGATCCCTCGCTGAAACTGATGCCGTTCAAGGACACCGCCGAGCACAAGGAAAGCCTGTTCAGTTATTACTACCGTCTCTGCGAAATCGACGACATGGTCTGCTACCCGTGGGTGGCGCAGGTGTTCTCCGGTTTTACCCTCAAGGAACTCAAGGGCTACGTTGATGAGCTGATGGCATCGGGCAAACCGGTGCCAGCGACTTACTACGAAGGCGATGTGGTGAAGACGCTCGACGTCAACCCGCCGAAAATCTTCACCGGTCAGCAGGAGCTGTACAACAAGCTGATGGAGAACGGCATTGAGGTCTACGTGATGACCGCGGCCTCTGAAGAGTTGGTGCGCATGGTCGCGGCGGATCCGAAGTACGGCTACAACGTCAAGCCGCAGAACGTGATCGGCGTTTCGCTGCTGCTCAAGGACCGCAAGAGCGGCGAACTGACCACTGCACGCAAGCAGATCACCGCCGGCAAATACGACGAGCAGGCTAACCTCGGCCTGGAGCTGACTCCTTACTTGTGGACCCCGGCCACCTGGATGGCCGGCAAGCACGCCGCGATCCTCACTTACATCGACGAATGGAAAAAACCGGTGCTGGTGGGTGGCGACACCCCGACCAGCGATGGCTACATGCTGTTCCATGATGTCGACGTGGCCAAGGGCGGCATTCACTTGTGGATCAACCGCAAGGACAAGTACATGACCCAAATCAACGGCATGATGGCCAAGCACGCCGCGGCCCAGGCCAAGCAAGGTTTGCCGGTGACGGCGGACAAGAACTGGGTGATCGTCAAGCCGGAGGATATTCAGTAA
- the ilvD gene encoding dihydroxy-acid dehydratase → MPDYRSKTSTHGRNMAGARALWRATGMKDDDFKKPIIAIANSFTQFVPGHVHLKDLGQLVAREIERAGGVAKEFNTIAVDDGIAMGHDGMLYSLPSREIIADSVEYMVNAHCADAIVCISNCDKITPGMLMAALRLNIPVIFVSGGPMEAGKTKLAAHGLDLVDAMVIAADSSASDEKVAEYERSACPTCGSCSGMFTANSMNCLTEALGLALPGNGSTLATHSDREQLFLQAGRTIVELCKRYYGENDESVLPRNIANFKAFENAMMLDIAMGGSTNTILHLLAAAQEAEIDFDLRDIDRLSRSVPQLCKVAPNIQKYHMEDVHRAGGIFSILGSLARGGLLHTDLPTVHSRSMEEAIAKWDITQTTDEAVHHFFKAGPAGIPTQTAFSQSTRWETLDDDRENGCIRSFEHAYSKEGGLAVLYGNIALDGCVVKTAGVDESIHVFEGNAKIFESQDSAVRGILADEVKAGDIVIIRYEGPKGGPGMQEMLYPTSYLKSKGLGKACALLTDGRFSGGTSGLSIGHASPEAAAGGAIGLVQDGDKVLIDIPNRSINLLVSDEELAARRIVQDRKGWKPVEQRPRKVTTALKAYALLATSADKGAVRNKAMLDGL, encoded by the coding sequence TGTGCACCTCAAGGACCTGGGCCAACTGGTCGCCCGCGAAATCGAGCGCGCCGGCGGCGTAGCGAAGGAATTCAACACCATCGCCGTGGATGACGGCATCGCCATGGGCCACGACGGCATGCTTTATTCGCTGCCGAGCCGCGAGATCATTGCCGACTCCGTCGAGTACATGGTCAACGCCCACTGTGCCGACGCCATCGTCTGCATTTCCAACTGCGACAAGATCACCCCGGGCATGCTGATGGCGGCCTTGCGCCTGAACATTCCGGTGATCTTCGTTTCCGGCGGTCCGATGGAAGCCGGCAAGACCAAGCTCGCCGCCCACGGTCTCGACCTCGTCGATGCCATGGTGATCGCCGCCGACTCCAGCGCGTCCGACGAGAAAGTCGCCGAGTACGAGCGCAGCGCCTGCCCGACCTGCGGTTCGTGCTCCGGCATGTTCACCGCCAACTCAATGAACTGCCTGACCGAGGCGCTGGGCCTGGCCTTGCCGGGCAATGGTTCGACCCTCGCCACCCACAGCGACCGCGAACAGCTGTTCCTGCAGGCCGGCCGGACCATTGTCGAGCTGTGCAAGCGTTACTACGGCGAGAACGACGAGTCGGTACTGCCGCGCAACATCGCCAACTTCAAGGCGTTTGAAAACGCAATGATGCTCGACATCGCCATGGGCGGTTCGACCAACACCATCCTGCACTTGCTCGCTGCCGCCCAGGAGGCCGAAATCGATTTCGACCTGCGCGACATCGACCGTCTCTCGCGCAGCGTTCCACAGCTGTGCAAAGTCGCACCGAATATCCAGAAGTACCACATGGAAGACGTGCACCGCGCCGGCGGCATTTTCAGCATCCTCGGCTCGCTGGCCCGCGGCGGCCTGCTGCACACCGACCTGCCAACCGTGCACAGCCGCAGCATGGAAGAAGCCATCGCCAAGTGGGACATCACCCAGACCACCGACGAAGCCGTGCATCACTTCTTCAAGGCAGGTCCTGCGGGCATTCCGACGCAAACCGCATTCAGCCAGTCGACTCGTTGGGAAACCCTCGATGACGACCGTGAAAACGGCTGCATCCGCAGCTTCGAACACGCCTACTCGAAAGAGGGTGGTCTGGCCGTGCTGTACGGCAATATCGCGCTCGATGGTTGTGTGGTGAAAACCGCCGGTGTCGATGAGTCGATCCACGTCTTCGAAGGCAATGCGAAAATCTTCGAAAGCCAGGACAGCGCGGTGCGCGGCATCCTTGCCGACGAAGTGAAAGCCGGCGATATCGTGATCATTCGTTACGAAGGGCCGAAAGGTGGCCCAGGCATGCAGGAAATGCTCTATCCGACCTCGTACCTGAAATCCAAAGGCCTGGGCAAAGCCTGCGCCCTGTTGACCGACGGCCGTTTCTCCGGCGGCACCTCGGGTCTGTCCATCGGTCACGCTTCGCCAGAGGCTGCGGCCGGCGGCGCAATCGGCCTGGTGCAGGACGGTGACAAGGTGCTGATCGACATTCCGAACCGCTCGATCAATCTGTTGGTCAGCGACGAAGAACTGGCGGCACGCCGGATCGTGCAGGACAGGAAAGGCTGGAAACCGGTCGAACAGCGTCCGCGCAAAGTGACCACAGCGCTGAAGGCCTACGCCCTGCTGGCGACCAGCGCCGACAAGGGTGCGGTGCGCAACAAGGCGATGCTCGACGGCTTGTAA